One genomic region from Pyrinomonadaceae bacterium encodes:
- a CDS encoding luciferase family protein, translating to MVQKEIDYKRRVKESTRSAAGVTVATPVRFMRRVQKGTRKSSANPRPTLRRASEEIKRFAALLENEILAWPDVSSRPMFGFTGLYHGQKIFAALPRTRAIDIPNSIAFRLSRRSRDITEKMKKDERVITSTPGGKWISFIVESETDIHDALQWLSHAYADAVKN from the coding sequence ATGGTTCAAAAAGAAATTGACTATAAGCGACGGGTGAAAGAATCGACAAGAAGCGCGGCCGGCGTTACAGTAGCGACTCCGGTCAGGTTTATGCGTCGAGTTCAGAAAGGCACTCGCAAGTCATCAGCGAATCCGAGACCAACGCTTCGGCGTGCATCTGAAGAGATCAAGCGGTTCGCCGCCTTGCTTGAGAACGAAATTCTTGCGTGGCCGGATGTGAGCTCACGCCCGATGTTCGGCTTCACGGGCCTATACCACGGCCAGAAAATTTTTGCCGCGCTGCCACGCACGCGTGCGATCGACATTCCGAACAGCATCGCGTTCCGCTTAAGCAGGCGTTCCCGCGACATCACTGAGAAGATGAAGAAAGACGAGCGAGTCATCACATCGACGCCCGGTGGGAAGTGGATTTCCTTCATCGTCGAATCAGAAACGGATATTCACGACGCTTTGCAGTGGCTCAGTCATGCCTACGCCGACGCGGTCAAAAATTGA